One stretch of Geoalkalibacter ferrihydriticus DSM 17813 DNA includes these proteins:
- a CDS encoding metallophosphoesterase family protein: MNSKPGRLLAVGDIHGCLEPLERLMAQVAPRAQDQLVFLGDYVDRGPDSAGVLDYLCDFGRRFPATVFLKGNHEAMFLDFLVGRDRLSFLANGGQETLDSYEKRGSQEIPDAHRRFLEDLRLYYETPDFIFVHAGLLPGLSPEQQSEEDLLWIRNAFLNSSYSWGKTVVFGHTPQTDGPLIGSERMGLDTGAVYGRSLTCCEVNTARCWSVSAREPKRKRFLFF; the protein is encoded by the coding sequence ATGAACAGCAAACCCGGACGCCTGCTGGCTGTGGGAGATATTCACGGCTGCCTGGAGCCACTTGAAAGGTTGATGGCCCAGGTGGCGCCCCGCGCCCAGGACCAGCTTGTATTTCTTGGGGATTATGTCGATCGGGGCCCCGACTCGGCCGGGGTGCTGGACTATCTATGTGATTTCGGGCGCCGCTTTCCCGCAACGGTGTTTCTCAAGGGTAATCACGAGGCCATGTTTCTCGACTTCCTGGTCGGGCGCGATCGCCTGAGCTTTCTCGCCAACGGCGGCCAGGAGACCCTTGACAGCTATGAGAAGCGGGGCAGTCAAGAAATCCCCGACGCGCATCGGCGGTTTCTCGAAGACTTGCGCCTCTACTACGAAACCCCGGATTTCATCTTCGTCCACGCAGGGCTCCTGCCCGGCCTTTCACCTGAGCAACAAAGCGAAGAAGACCTGCTGTGGATTCGCAACGCCTTTCTCAACAGCAGTTATTCCTGGGGCAAGACCGTGGTTTTCGGCCACACCCCGCAAACGGATGGCCCGCTTATTGGTTCGGAGCGAATGGGCCTCGACACAGGCGCGGTCTACGGCCGCAGCCTGACCTGTTGCGAAGTGAACACCGCCCGCTGCTGGTCGGTGTCGGCAAGGGAGCCCAAGCGCAAACGGTTTCTGTTTTTTTGA
- a CDS encoding transporter, translating into MRFLIGIFSIAILLHLALLPALAQTESSGPETSLIADAGGSWAGKRSLIIEPGLQYMHNSSNRIDLTGLTLPGLVIGLIQVEKVRRDILTPSLSLRFGVSEFFQVNLRVPYLYRSDKFTNRPGDTDLPSRTTYVDDQGLGDIEGGILFHLLKETPSRPQVIAGLKAKSRTGRDPYGLATQLATPGTHVPAELPTGTGHWALEPYVTILKVVDPAVLFANLGYFYHMERTIDGIGKVDPSDSVNLSFGIGYALNDKLALSTAFEQKIYSRAQVNGNKIAETDPVVATLLLGATYAFSQRTAMNVTLGVGLTEDSPDLQVSINFPIRFSF; encoded by the coding sequence ATGCGTTTCCTGATCGGGATATTCAGCATTGCAATACTTTTGCATTTGGCTCTGCTTCCCGCCTTGGCGCAAACGGAATCAAGCGGTCCCGAAACCAGTCTCATTGCCGACGCAGGTGGTTCCTGGGCCGGCAAGCGGAGCCTGATTATCGAACCCGGACTTCAGTATATGCACAACTCTTCCAACCGTATCGACTTGACCGGGCTTACCTTGCCGGGCCTGGTCATCGGACTGATTCAGGTCGAGAAGGTGCGGCGCGACATTCTTACCCCCTCGCTCTCCCTGCGCTTCGGGGTAAGCGAGTTTTTTCAGGTCAACCTGAGGGTGCCCTACCTCTATCGTTCCGACAAATTCACCAACCGCCCTGGCGACACCGATCTTCCCAGTCGCACCACTTACGTCGACGATCAAGGCTTGGGCGATATCGAAGGCGGCATTCTTTTCCACCTGCTCAAGGAAACCCCCTCGCGACCGCAAGTCATCGCCGGGCTCAAAGCCAAATCCCGCACCGGACGCGACCCTTACGGACTGGCCACCCAACTGGCCACCCCCGGCACGCATGTCCCGGCTGAACTGCCCACCGGCACCGGCCACTGGGCCCTCGAACCTTATGTCACGATCCTTAAAGTCGTGGATCCCGCGGTGCTGTTCGCCAACCTCGGCTATTTCTATCACATGGAGCGAACCATCGACGGCATCGGCAAAGTCGACCCGAGCGACAGCGTCAACCTAAGCTTCGGCATTGGCTACGCCCTCAACGACAAACTCGCCCTGAGCACAGCCTTCGAGCAGAAAATCTATTCGCGCGCACAAGTCAACGGCAACAAAATCGCTGAAACCGACCCAGTGGTTGCGACTCTGCTGCTGGGCGCCACCTACGCCTTTTCCCAGCGCACGGCCATGAACGTCACCCTGGGCGTGGGCCTGACCGAAGATTCCCCCGACCTCCAGGTGAGCATCAACTTCCCCATTCGATTCAGCTTCTAA
- a CDS encoding C39 family peptidase yields the protein MKKLTKVTLGSAIFFILLWSSLPFNVAWSAPVEIRIGNATITRQVTPLRDMKFNNIVRQTKDFSCGAASLATILTYYFGMETSEVEILEALFLNADKATIKRIQERGISLLDLKNYAEAQGLTGQGYRMEPRQLETLDRPAIVLVDLQGYNHFVVIRGVKNGQIYLADPARGHWNRNLDEFSSMWNGILLAFMRSDGQKITDHDLRIKPFWSRGPTDLLPRDLLDMQFAYSAHEF from the coding sequence ATGAAGAAATTGACAAAAGTCACTCTGGGCAGCGCTATTTTCTTTATTCTTCTATGGAGTTCCTTGCCCTTTAACGTTGCCTGGTCTGCTCCTGTTGAAATCCGCATCGGCAACGCTACCATCACCCGCCAAGTAACTCCCCTGCGCGATATGAAGTTCAACAACATCGTGCGCCAGACCAAAGACTTCAGCTGCGGCGCGGCCTCGCTGGCAACCATCCTGACCTATTATTTCGGAATGGAGACCAGCGAAGTCGAAATACTTGAAGCCTTGTTCCTCAACGCCGACAAAGCGACCATTAAGCGGATCCAGGAACGCGGCATCTCATTGCTCGACCTTAAAAACTATGCCGAAGCCCAGGGACTCACCGGCCAGGGTTATCGCATGGAGCCACGGCAACTTGAAACCCTTGACCGGCCCGCCATCGTCCTGGTCGACCTGCAGGGCTATAATCATTTTGTCGTCATCCGCGGCGTCAAGAACGGTCAAATATACCTGGCCGATCCAGCCCGCGGGCACTGGAACAGGAATCTGGACGAATTCAGCAGCATGTGGAATGGCATTCTGCTTGCCTTCATGCGAAGCGACGGGCAAAAAATCACCGACCACGACCTTAGGATCAAACCTTTCTGGTCGCGCGGCCCGACAGATCTGCTGCCAAGAGACCTGCTCGACATGCAATTTGCTTACTCAGCACATGAGTTCTGA
- a CDS encoding sigma-54 interaction domain-containing protein, whose protein sequence is MPRLDVRIKTSLRAKAIYATRQGQREESVTIRELSLNGALLDPMRGRPAETLTLITELSPSREIELRGDIVRLNGSQSAAVQFYYPDRDTSWSLWHYICAKLKNDPHCPYCGEARAGDTSHCWHCGQYLEFSDAAYLDAHLRETLAARVQNRLPKLQPEHCRKIIKYIDGELLRVRDKSPDQEFVGTCPAMLKVFSMIHKVAATDLSVLILGESGTGKELTARAIHERSARKDKPFVPFNCAAIPEGLLEAELFGYQRGSFTGATETKKGKFELADGGTIFLDEIGDLSLHLQAKLLRFLEDRIVERIGAKKGRKVDVRILAATNCNIHERMETGSFRDDLFFRLNTFCIKLPPLRERGEDKVVLARFIFHKISEAGDFHLQGFSEEALTAIRRHDWPGNVRELINKIRRAMVMATEEFIQPADLELEPLASEVAPTNLRRQVSMSKKEIVLAALQENNYVIARTARALGISRPSLYSMMKKFKIEH, encoded by the coding sequence ATGCCAAGGCTCGACGTAAGAATAAAAACAAGTCTGCGCGCCAAGGCGATTTACGCAACGAGGCAGGGGCAGCGGGAGGAATCCGTCACCATCCGAGAACTGAGCCTTAACGGCGCCCTGCTTGACCCAATGCGCGGCCGTCCTGCAGAAACACTCACCCTCATCACCGAGTTGTCACCTTCCCGCGAAATCGAATTGCGAGGCGATATCGTGCGCCTTAACGGCTCCCAGAGCGCTGCCGTGCAATTTTACTATCCAGATCGCGACACGTCCTGGTCGCTTTGGCATTACATCTGCGCGAAACTGAAGAACGATCCGCACTGCCCCTATTGCGGCGAGGCGCGCGCAGGCGACACCAGCCATTGCTGGCACTGCGGTCAGTATCTCGAATTCAGTGATGCCGCGTATCTCGATGCACATTTGCGTGAGACGCTTGCCGCGCGTGTTCAAAACCGCCTCCCCAAACTGCAACCTGAGCACTGTCGCAAGATCATCAAATACATCGACGGGGAATTGCTCAGGGTCCGCGACAAATCACCGGACCAGGAATTTGTCGGCACCTGCCCGGCCATGCTCAAGGTCTTTTCCATGATCCACAAGGTAGCCGCCACCGACCTGAGCGTACTCATCCTCGGCGAAAGCGGAACGGGCAAGGAGCTGACCGCTCGGGCCATCCACGAACGCAGCGCCCGCAAGGACAAACCCTTCGTGCCCTTCAACTGCGCGGCCATCCCCGAGGGCTTGCTGGAAGCCGAACTTTTCGGTTATCAACGTGGCTCCTTCACCGGTGCTACCGAAACCAAAAAAGGCAAGTTTGAACTCGCCGACGGGGGCACCATTTTTCTCGATGAAATCGGCGACCTCTCCCTTCATCTGCAGGCCAAGCTGCTGCGGTTTCTCGAAGATCGCATTGTCGAGCGCATCGGCGCGAAGAAAGGGCGCAAAGTGGATGTACGCATCCTTGCCGCTACTAATTGCAACATCCACGAGCGAATGGAGACAGGCAGTTTTCGCGACGACCTCTTTTTCCGCCTCAACACCTTCTGCATCAAGCTTCCGCCCCTGCGGGAGCGCGGCGAGGACAAAGTGGTTCTGGCACGCTTCATCTTCCACAAGATTTCAGAGGCCGGAGATTTTCATCTGCAGGGATTTTCCGAGGAGGCGCTTACTGCCATTCGCCGCCATGATTGGCCGGGGAATGTGCGCGAGCTGATCAACAAAATCCGTCGCGCCATGGTGATGGCCACCGAGGAATTCATCCAGCCCGCTGATCTTGAACTCGAGCCCCTTGCGTCGGAGGTTGCTCCAACAAACTTGCGCCGCCAGGTGAGCATGTCGAAAAAAGAAATTGTTCTTGCCGCCCTTCAGGAAAACAATTACGTCATTGCCCGCACCGCCCGCGCCCTCGGCATCAGTCGCCCTAGCCTTTACAGCATGATGAAAAAATTCAAAATTGAGCACTAA
- a CDS encoding cytochrome b6, with the protein MGGGKRFTILSLLLTATIGLGFAVTATGKGPVGKTSYAPVAGTEDFSAVKERMEAEKSAIIERHMELLNQRYDLSDRPKEGVTMTRGKAVQKGVRVKLPTDVTWEQLAAMSPAEIREKGLFPKGFLPLPFPNHPEGGMLFPKFHIDEIKKQEGRDLTRFDLDYDLPDHILPEFPPAIFLTTRPDLGDVSQGKVVTIKNFFELFNGILNPKQLEGLRLLVTPFPQQQFNATDDRRSAEPHLGVTCFDCHVNGHTNAATHLVGDIRPQESRHRIDTPTLRGVNIQRLFGSQRALKSVEDFTEFEQRAAYFDGDHLTASKKGVNILERGSQVHFMAEVQALLDFPPAPKLDVFGKLDPNLATEDEMRGQELFFGKSRCSECHPAPYYTDNSMHNLRTERFFEPQDINGRWASADGPIKTFPLRGIKDSPPYLHDGRLLTLADTVEFFSLVTGVQLNEQEKKDLVAFMLAL; encoded by the coding sequence ATGGGAGGAGGAAAGAGATTTACGATCCTGTCACTGCTTTTGACCGCAACGATCGGCCTGGGATTTGCCGTCACTGCAACAGGCAAAGGCCCGGTCGGCAAAACCAGCTATGCACCGGTGGCGGGCACGGAAGATTTCTCTGCCGTCAAGGAGCGCATGGAGGCGGAGAAATCGGCAATCATCGAACGCCACATGGAACTGCTCAACCAGCGCTATGACTTGAGCGATCGCCCCAAGGAGGGCGTAACCATGACGCGCGGCAAGGCCGTCCAAAAAGGCGTACGCGTCAAGCTGCCGACCGATGTGACCTGGGAGCAGCTGGCCGCCATGAGCCCGGCGGAAATTCGGGAGAAGGGTTTGTTTCCCAAAGGATTTCTACCCCTGCCCTTCCCCAATCACCCTGAAGGCGGCATGCTGTTTCCCAAATTTCATATCGATGAAATCAAAAAACAGGAAGGACGCGACCTGACCCGCTTTGACCTCGACTACGACCTTCCCGACCACATATTGCCCGAATTTCCGCCCGCTATTTTCCTCACGACCCGCCCCGATCTGGGCGATGTGTCCCAAGGCAAGGTCGTTACCATCAAAAACTTCTTCGAGCTGTTCAACGGAATCCTCAACCCCAAGCAACTTGAGGGTTTGCGCTTGCTGGTCACCCCCTTCCCCCAGCAGCAGTTCAACGCCACGGATGACCGCCGTTCGGCCGAGCCGCATCTCGGCGTGACCTGTTTTGACTGCCACGTCAACGGCCACACCAACGCCGCCACCCACCTGGTGGGCGACATCCGCCCCCAGGAATCGCGCCACCGCATCGACACGCCGACCCTGCGCGGCGTCAACATTCAGCGCCTGTTCGGGTCGCAACGGGCACTCAAAAGCGTTGAAGACTTCACCGAATTTGAGCAGCGCGCCGCCTATTTCGATGGCGACCATCTGACTGCCTCCAAGAAAGGCGTCAACATTCTCGAGCGCGGCAGCCAGGTGCACTTCATGGCTGAAGTCCAGGCGCTGCTCGACTTCCCGCCGGCGCCCAAACTCGATGTGTTCGGCAAGCTTGATCCCAACCTGGCGACCGAGGACGAAATGCGCGGACAGGAGCTGTTCTTCGGCAAAAGCCGCTGCTCGGAATGCCACCCGGCACCCTATTATACCGACAACTCCATGCATAACCTGCGCACCGAGCGTTTCTTTGAGCCACAGGATATCAACGGCCGCTGGGCCAGCGCCGATGGCCCGATCAAGACCTTCCCCCTGCGCGGCATCAAAGATTCTCCGCCCTACCTGCATGACGGCCGTCTGCTGACCCTGGCCGACACCGTCGAATTTTTTAGCTTGGTCACCGGTGTGCAACTCAACGAGCAGGAGAAGAAAGATCTGGTTGCCTTCATGCTGGCACTGTAA
- the rbr gene encoding rubrerythrin, which produces MARLQGTKTEKNILTAFAGESQARNRYTYYAAQAKKEGFVQISSIFEETADQEKEHAKRLYKMLEGGEVEITAAFPAGTIGTTAENLKRAAQGENYEHSDMYPSFAHTAREEGFEDLAKVFEAIAVAEKQHEKRYLDLLNNIENSRVFHREQSQVWRCRNCGYIHEGKGAIEVCPACAHPQAHFELLGENY; this is translated from the coding sequence GTGGCAAGACTTCAAGGGACCAAAACAGAAAAAAACATTCTGACCGCATTTGCCGGCGAAAGCCAGGCACGCAACCGCTACACCTACTACGCCGCTCAGGCGAAAAAGGAAGGCTTCGTGCAGATCTCCTCGATTTTTGAGGAAACCGCCGACCAGGAAAAAGAGCATGCCAAGCGTCTCTACAAGATGCTCGAAGGCGGCGAAGTCGAAATCACCGCGGCCTTCCCGGCGGGCACCATCGGTACGACCGCCGAGAACCTCAAGCGCGCAGCCCAGGGCGAAAACTACGAGCACTCCGACATGTATCCGTCCTTCGCTCACACCGCCCGCGAAGAAGGGTTTGAAGACCTCGCCAAGGTTTTCGAGGCCATCGCCGTTGCGGAAAAGCAGCACGAAAAACGCTACCTCGACCTGCTGAACAATATTGAAAACAGCCGGGTCTTTCATCGCGAGCAGTCGCAGGTGTGGCGCTGCCGCAACTGCGGCTATATTCACGAAGGCAAGGGCGCCATCGAGGTCTGCCCTGCCTGCGCCCACCCTCAGGCACATTTCGAATTATTGGGCGAAAACTACTGA
- a CDS encoding type 1 glutamine amidotransferase domain-containing protein has protein sequence MELKGKKIAILAEKLYEDLELWYPLLRFKEAGADVKVVAPKVGTYASKHGYPVQADLAADNAKASDFDAIIIPGGYAPDHMRRSQPMVQLVRQANQQGKILAAICHGGWMLASGEAVRDRKVTCFFAIRDDLQNAGGKYVDAEVVRDKNIITSRTPGDLPVFCREIIAALKG, from the coding sequence ATGGAACTCAAAGGCAAGAAAATCGCAATCCTGGCAGAGAAACTCTACGAAGATCTGGAACTCTGGTATCCGCTGCTGCGCTTCAAGGAGGCCGGTGCCGATGTGAAAGTTGTTGCTCCCAAGGTAGGCACCTATGCATCCAAGCACGGCTACCCGGTGCAGGCCGATCTGGCTGCGGACAACGCCAAAGCTTCCGACTTCGATGCCATCATCATTCCCGGAGGCTATGCACCGGATCACATGCGGCGCTCGCAGCCCATGGTGCAATTGGTACGACAGGCCAATCAGCAGGGTAAAATTCTTGCCGCCATCTGCCATGGCGGCTGGATGCTGGCTTCTGGGGAAGCCGTGCGCGACCGCAAGGTGACCTGCTTTTTCGCCATCCGCGACGACCTGCAGAATGCCGGCGGGAAATATGTCGATGCCGAGGTGGTGCGGGACAAAAACATCATCACCTCGCGTACCCCCGGCGACCTTCCGGTCTTCTGCCGAGAAATCATCGCCGCACTTAAAGGCTGA
- a CDS encoding deoxyribodipyrimidine photo-lyase, which produces MLQKIPGDRVRPVNNATLNPQGDYVLYWMIATRRVQWNFALQHAVAQARELNRPLVILEALRCDYSWASDRLHRFILDGMVDNAKALQGAPVLYHPYVEEVRGAGKGLLETLAEGACLIVTDDYPAFFLPRMINAAGRRLGVRLDAVDSNGLLPLAAGPQAYPSAYAFRRFLQKNLPGHLSDMPRENPLEDSGLPTLKTLPQSILTRWPDASARLAQSGHAAVKKLPLDHGVKIVDAQGGSAAARQKLDFFLDERLPVYAEQRNQPERSVTSELSAYLHFGHMSTHEIFTRLAAREDWDFGRLGPQSNGQRAGWWGMSQNAEAWLDQLVTWRELGFNFCFHRRDYDRYESLPDWARATLEQHEEDPRPYLYNQEEFEQARTHDALWNAAQRQLLREGTIHNYLRMLWGKKILEWSRTPREALAVMIELNNKYALDGRDPNSTSGIFWCLGRYDRPWPQRPIFGKIRFMSSENTARKFKVGTYLHRFAG; this is translated from the coding sequence ATGCTGCAGAAGATACCAGGCGATCGTGTTCGCCCCGTCAACAACGCAACGCTTAACCCCCAGGGTGACTATGTCCTTTATTGGATGATTGCAACGCGGCGCGTGCAATGGAATTTCGCCCTGCAGCATGCGGTGGCGCAGGCTCGCGAGTTGAACAGGCCGCTGGTCATCCTGGAAGCGCTGCGCTGCGACTATTCCTGGGCGAGCGATCGGTTGCACCGTTTTATTCTCGACGGCATGGTCGACAATGCCAAGGCTCTGCAAGGTGCGCCGGTGCTTTATCACCCTTACGTGGAAGAGGTCCGGGGAGCTGGAAAGGGTTTGCTGGAAACGCTCGCCGAGGGCGCCTGTCTGATAGTGACGGACGATTATCCGGCGTTTTTCCTGCCGCGCATGATCAACGCGGCAGGCCGGCGCCTGGGGGTGCGTCTCGATGCGGTGGACAGCAACGGCCTGCTGCCCCTGGCCGCCGGGCCTCAGGCTTATCCCAGCGCCTATGCCTTTCGCCGCTTTCTGCAGAAAAATCTGCCTGGGCACCTGAGCGACATGCCCCGGGAAAACCCTCTGGAAGATTCCGGATTGCCCACCCTCAAAACCCTGCCGCAATCCATCCTCACCAGGTGGCCGGATGCCTCCGCACGCCTGGCTCAATCAGGCCATGCCGCCGTTAAAAAGTTGCCCCTTGACCACGGGGTCAAAATCGTCGACGCCCAAGGCGGCAGCGCGGCAGCGCGCCAAAAACTTGATTTTTTTCTCGACGAACGCTTGCCCGTCTATGCCGAGCAACGCAATCAACCCGAACGCTCCGTAACCAGCGAACTCTCCGCTTACCTGCACTTCGGGCATATGTCCACACACGAGATTTTCACGCGTCTGGCGGCCCGCGAAGATTGGGATTTCGGCCGCCTCGGCCCGCAGAGCAATGGACAGCGCGCGGGCTGGTGGGGCATGTCGCAAAACGCTGAAGCCTGGCTTGATCAACTGGTGACCTGGCGTGAACTGGGGTTCAACTTCTGCTTTCACCGTCGGGACTATGACCGCTATGAATCCCTTCCCGACTGGGCGCGCGCAACCCTCGAGCAGCATGAAGAAGATCCGCGGCCCTACCTCTACAACCAGGAGGAATTCGAACAGGCGCGCACTCACGATGCGCTGTGGAACGCCGCGCAGCGCCAGTTGCTGCGCGAAGGTACCATCCACAACTATCTGCGCATGCTCTGGGGCAAGAAGATTCTTGAATGGAGCCGCACGCCGCGCGAGGCGCTTGCGGTAATGATCGAACTCAACAACAAGTACGCCCTCGACGGGCGCGACCCCAACAGCACCAGTGGCATTTTCTGGTGCCTGGGCCGCTATGACCGCCCCTGGCCGCAGCGCCCCATTTTCGGCAAAATTCGTTTTATGAGTTCGGAGAACACGGCGCGCAAATTCAAGGTAGGCACTTACCTGCACCGCTTTGCCGGGTAA
- a CDS encoding PilZ domain-containing protein — protein MRLVLVARDPELQNVYLENICSLDVCCDTASNLEELAEALLRAPCSGLLLDVPTMLRGSQNEKAMVHDLLEAFPVLRLRFDPGSGRIGALMYGSGSRTTIRDFVEDHCRAFTPRRLRLSTRTELHCPVLLSPDEGFSPERTEKSVTVNLSRDGSFIYSASSWSRKDIAWIRFPFLKDFSPIAVEIRWNRSWGDTFGIPGVGVRFLEISASQQEEIQQLLPALDGESLYREPQP, from the coding sequence TTGCGCCTAGTCTTGGTGGCGCGCGACCCTGAGTTGCAAAATGTCTATTTGGAGAACATTTGTTCCCTGGATGTTTGTTGTGATACGGCAAGCAACCTTGAAGAGCTTGCCGAGGCACTGCTCCGCGCTCCTTGCAGTGGTCTGTTGTTGGATGTTCCCACCATGTTGCGCGGCAGCCAGAACGAGAAGGCCATGGTGCATGATCTTTTGGAGGCATTTCCCGTTCTAAGGCTGCGCTTCGACCCGGGGAGCGGTCGTATCGGTGCACTCATGTATGGCAGCGGAAGCCGAACCACGATTAGAGATTTTGTTGAGGATCATTGCCGCGCTTTTACTCCCCGCCGCTTGCGCCTATCGACGCGCACCGAGTTGCATTGCCCAGTTCTTCTGTCTCCGGATGAAGGTTTCAGCCCTGAGCGCACAGAGAAAAGCGTCACAGTCAATCTTTCCCGTGACGGAAGTTTTATCTATTCGGCGAGTTCCTGGTCACGGAAAGATATTGCCTGGATCCGTTTTCCTTTTCTAAAAGACTTTTCGCCCATCGCCGTTGAAATCCGTTGGAACCGGTCTTGGGGAGATACCTTTGGAATTCCGGGAGTCGGGGTTCGGTTTTTGGAAATATCCGCATCTCAACAAGAAGAAATTCAGCAGCTGTTGCCTGCGCTCGACGGCGAATCCCTATATCGCGAACCACAGCCATAA
- the corA gene encoding magnesium/cobalt transporter CorA, whose amino-acid sequence MARKIIKKRGKKVGAAPGTLVHIGEKSSMGANIRVIDYDQEHLTDTRIHAPDMCGSYRDSHSVSWINIDGVHQTEVIENLGKSFGLHPLVMEDILNTDQRPKVESYEDYLYIVIKMLLYDEVRHETRTEQVSLILGRHFVLSFQEFSGDVFEGVRERLRSGRRIRFMGTDYLAYALLDAIVDHYFILLEKFGDQVEILEEELIADPTPATLAKIHHFKREMLLLRKAVWPLREVLSSLTREENPQISAETRLFLRDVYDHTIHVIDTVETLRDLLAGMLDIYLSSISNRMNEIMKVLTIMATIFIPLTFIAGVYGMNFEHMPELAWPWAYPAVLLLMLGVAGGLLVFFRRKNWL is encoded by the coding sequence ATGGCGCGAAAAATCATCAAAAAACGTGGCAAGAAAGTTGGCGCTGCTCCCGGAACACTGGTCCATATAGGTGAAAAGTCAAGCATGGGGGCCAACATCAGGGTTATCGATTATGACCAGGAGCATCTGACAGACACCCGCATCCATGCCCCCGACATGTGCGGCAGCTACAGGGACAGCCATAGTGTATCGTGGATAAACATCGATGGCGTGCACCAGACCGAAGTGATCGAAAATCTCGGCAAAAGCTTTGGCCTGCATCCCCTGGTCATGGAAGACATACTCAATACCGACCAGCGACCCAAAGTCGAATCCTACGAGGATTATCTCTATATCGTCATAAAAATGCTGCTTTATGATGAGGTGCGTCACGAAACCCGCACTGAGCAGGTCAGCCTGATTCTTGGGCGTCATTTCGTTTTGTCTTTCCAGGAGTTCAGCGGCGATGTCTTTGAAGGCGTACGCGAGCGCCTGCGCAGCGGCCGCCGCATTCGTTTCATGGGCACCGATTACCTCGCATACGCGCTACTCGACGCCATCGTCGACCACTACTTCATCCTGCTGGAAAAATTCGGCGATCAGGTTGAAATTCTCGAAGAGGAACTGATAGCCGACCCGACGCCGGCGACCCTCGCCAAGATCCATCACTTCAAGCGCGAAATGCTGCTGCTGCGCAAAGCGGTCTGGCCGCTGCGCGAGGTGCTCAGCAGCCTAACCCGCGAAGAAAACCCACAGATCTCCGCAGAAACACGGCTTTTCCTGCGTGATGTCTACGACCACACCATCCACGTCATCGACACGGTGGAAACTCTACGTGACCTGCTGGCCGGCATGCTCGACATTTATCTCTCCAGCATCAGCAACCGCATGAACGAAATCATGAAGGTGCTGACCATCATGGCCACCATATTCATCCCCCTGACCTTCATTGCCGGGGTCTACGGCATGAATTTCGAACACATGCCCGAACTGGCCTGGCCCTGGGCCTATCCGGCGGTTCTGTTGCTGATGCTTGGGGTGGCCGGCGGCCTGCTGGTGTTTTTCCGCCGCAAAAACTGGCTATGA
- a CDS encoding YbgA family protein — MTDKIRIGISSCLLGENVRYDGGHQLDRLIRDFLGPYLEFVPVCPEVEVGLPIPRETLRLVGDPEHPRLVFSRSGEDITERMESWAQKRCEALAKDNLCGFIFKGRSPSSGMERVKLYDKNGVPAKQGVGVFARIFMERFPLVPVEEDGRLHDDKLRENFIECLFTFKRWRDLVAQGKSRGRLVDFHTRHKLLLMAHSPELYREMGKLVADAKSLAVDELYDCYLALLMKAMRLKTTARKNINVMQHLLGYFKRDLSADEKQELLESFEHYRAGHVPLIVPITLINHYVRKYDQPYLKTQYYLKPHPQELQLRNHV; from the coding sequence ATGACCGACAAAATCCGTATAGGTATCAGCAGCTGTCTGCTGGGTGAAAACGTGCGCTATGACGGAGGGCATCAACTCGATCGCCTGATACGCGACTTTCTCGGACCCTACCTCGAATTTGTGCCCGTCTGCCCCGAAGTCGAAGTGGGCCTGCCCATTCCCCGCGAAACTCTGCGCCTGGTCGGGGATCCCGAACACCCGCGCCTGGTTTTTTCGCGAAGCGGCGAGGATATCACCGAGCGCATGGAAAGCTGGGCACAAAAGCGTTGCGAGGCTCTGGCGAAGGATAACCTGTGTGGCTTCATTTTCAAGGGCCGTTCGCCCTCAAGCGGCATGGAGCGGGTCAAGCTCTACGACAAAAACGGCGTGCCCGCCAAACAGGGGGTGGGGGTGTTCGCCCGCATCTTCATGGAGCGTTTTCCCTTGGTGCCGGTGGAAGAGGATGGCCGCCTGCACGACGACAAGCTACGAGAAAATTTCATCGAGTGTCTTTTCACTTTCAAGCGCTGGCGTGACCTGGTCGCGCAGGGCAAGAGCCGCGGCCGACTGGTCGATTTTCACACGCGCCACAAACTGCTGCTGATGGCTCACAGTCCAGAACTCTATCGCGAGATGGGCAAGCTGGTGGCCGACGCCAAGAGCCTTGCCGTTGACGAACTCTATGATTGCTATCTGGCCCTGCTGATGAAGGCCATGCGTCTCAAAACCACGGCGCGCAAGAACATCAATGTGATGCAGCACCTGCTCGGCTATTTCAAGCGCGATCTGAGTGCCGACGAAAAACAGGAGCTGCTGGAGTCTTTTGAGCACTACCGCGCAGGGCATGTGCCGCTCATCGTGCCCATCACGCTGATCAACCACTATGTGCGCAAATACGACCAGCCTTATTTGAAGACCCAGTACTATCTCAAGCCACACCCGCAGGAGCTGCAGTTGCGCAACCACGTGTAG